Proteins from one Cyclopterus lumpus isolate fCycLum1 chromosome 11, fCycLum1.pri, whole genome shotgun sequence genomic window:
- the LOC117739212 gene encoding LOW QUALITY PROTEIN: visinin-like (The sequence of the model RefSeq protein was modified relative to this genomic sequence to represent the inferred CDS: deleted 2 bases in 2 codons): protein MSLAGWVLWYSGNIDGLTSRKELGHIGSAVDRLARNLSRKIRTYRGHLALQSLGSQPDGKIQITCGAADGAKKGGRALQVGPQHSGAVSKEILEDLKLNTKFTEVEIAQWYNNFKRQCPTGRISKEEFQNIYSKFFPESDADTYAKHVFRSFDTNDDGTLDFKEYIIALHMTSTGKTTRKLEWAFSLFDVDKNGYITKSEVKEICTAIFKLIPKDELSSLADDENTAEKRADKLWNFFEKGENDRVAEGEFIQGVLDNDDALRLIQYSPSK, encoded by the exons ATGTCTCTGGCCGGGTGGGTCCTGTGGTACAGCGGAAACATCGACGGTCTGACCTCCAGGAAGGAGCTCGGGCACATCGGCAGCGCCGTGGACCGGCTGGCTCGCAACCTCAGCCGCAAGATCCGCACCTACAGGGGCCACCT AGCGCTACAAAGCCTCGGCAGCCAGCCAGATGGCAAAATCCAAATCACCTGCGGAGCCGCGGACGGTGCCAAGAAGGGAGGCCGGGCGCTCCAAGTTGGGCCTCAGCAC AGTGGCGCCGTGTCAAAGGAGATTCTGGAAGACCTGAAACTCAACACCAAGTTCACAGAG GTTGAGATCGCCCAGTGGTAT AACAACTTCAAGAGGCAGTGTCCAACGGGGCGCATCTCTAAAGAAGAGTTTCAGAACATCTACAGCAAGTTCTTCCCGGAGAGCGACGCCGACACGTATGCCAAACACGTCTTCCGCTCCTTTGACACGAACGACGACGGCACGCTGGACTTCAAGGAGTACATCATCGCTCTCCACATGACGTCGACAGGCAAGACCACCAGGAAGTTGGAGTGGGCCTTCTCGCTGTTCGACGTGGACAAGAACGGATATATCACCAAGTCGGAAGTCAAGGAAATCTGCACG GCCATTTTCAAGCTGATTCCTAAAGATGAGCTGTCTTCTTTGGCTGACGATGAAAACACAGCTGAGAAGAGGGCAGATAAACTCTGGAATTTCTTTGAAAAAGGCGAAAACG aTCGAGTGGCGGAAGGCGAGTTCATCCAGGGAGTGTTGGACAATGACGACGCTCTTCGTTTGATTCAGTATTCACCCTCGAAGTAA